A window from Alphaproteobacteria bacterium encodes these proteins:
- the rseP gene encoding RIP metalloprotease RseP: MVSWIWENIAAFLFVLTLLVFVHELGHYLVARFCGVGIDVFSIGFGPEIFGWTDRSGTRWKLSIIPLGGYVKMVGDANAASIPDDAVEALPPELKEKAFCYKPLLSRTLVVFAGPFANFLYAVVIFSCIFMYIGQPVTPPVIGDIQAGSAAEKAGFHKGDRVLIADGQTVERFEELQQIVRLKPDQTMTFAVERDGREVLLKAELKSVELDNSFGGKEKVGLLGLQATGLEFKKYPPIMSIWQGIRETYSVTRTMVVAMGQLVMGQRGSGDVGGPIKIAQLTNQVAQEGIVMLLWFSALLSINLGFLNLLPIPVLDGGHLFFYAIEGIIGRPLNKKWMDIFYRIGFALLISLMIYATVKDVLGLSFFKG, encoded by the coding sequence ATGGTTAGTTGGATATGGGAAAACATAGCAGCCTTTTTGTTTGTTTTGACTCTTTTGGTTTTTGTCCACGAATTAGGGCATTATCTCGTTGCTCGCTTTTGTGGGGTTGGTATTGATGTTTTTTCAATCGGTTTTGGTCCTGAGATTTTTGGATGGACAGATCGATCAGGTACAAGGTGGAAGTTAAGCATTATTCCTCTTGGTGGATATGTTAAAATGGTTGGAGATGCTAATGCTGCTTCGATCCCAGATGATGCTGTTGAGGCTTTGCCTCCTGAGCTGAAAGAAAAAGCCTTTTGCTATAAGCCTTTGCTTAGTCGAACATTGGTTGTATTTGCAGGACCATTTGCAAATTTTCTTTATGCAGTGGTGATTTTTTCCTGCATCTTTATGTATATTGGTCAGCCAGTTACACCACCTGTGATTGGGGATATTCAAGCAGGCAGCGCAGCTGAAAAAGCTGGTTTCCATAAAGGAGACCGCGTTTTGATTGCTGATGGTCAAACGGTTGAAAGATTTGAAGAGCTACAGCAAATCGTGCGGTTGAAGCCTGATCAAACAATGACTTTTGCTGTTGAGCGTGACGGCCGTGAAGTTTTATTAAAAGCAGAATTGAAATCTGTTGAGCTTGATAATTCTTTTGGTGGAAAAGAGAAAGTGGGTCTTTTGGGACTTCAAGCGACAGGTCTTGAATTCAAAAAATATCCGCCGATTATGTCAATATGGCAAGGCATTCGTGAGACTTACTCTGTCACCCGTACCATGGTTGTCGCGATGGGGCAATTGGTGATGGGACAGAGAGGCTCAGGTGATGTTGGCGGACCTATTAAAATTGCGCAGCTGACCAATCAAGTGGCGCAAGAAGGTATTGTAATGCTGCTTTGGTTTAGTGCTCTATTGTCAATCAATTTGGGGTTTTTGAATCTGTTACCGATCCCCGTTTTAGATGGGGGGCATCTTTTCTTTTACGCGATTGAGGGGATTATAGGGCGTCCTTTGAATAAAAAATGGATGGATATTTTCTATCGTATTGGATTTGCTCTTTTAATTTCACTGATGATTTATGCAACGGTGAAGGATGTTTTGGGCCTGTCTTTTTTTAAAGGGTAG
- a CDS encoding 1-deoxy-D-xylulose-5-phosphate reductoisomerase, translated as MDNNEGLFSERGISLLGSTGSVGESTLDIIRRHEKGRFKVELLTAQSSVERLILQAKEFNPTRVVIGREDLYQTLKDGLSGLDIEICAGEKALIQAAAEPVEMTVAAIVGAVGLKPSYAAIQHSKYLALANKESLICAGRFMMDALQKTGAQILPIDSEHNAILQSSRGEKREDIYSVVITASGGPFYALSRDEMAQKSAEQAILHPTWKMGPKISVDSATLVNKALEIIEAHYLYDLPPELIRVLVHRQSLIHAMVEYKDGSILCQLGPSDMRVPISYCLGWPNRVESGVNRLSLAQFSKLTFEEPDFEKFPLLKQGWECLAEKETKPLIFNAANEIAVAAYLAGKVRFLDIEKIILHCLDQLSFKKPGSIDDILAMNDEVRGFAERYVVEGLN; from the coding sequence ATGGATAATAATGAAGGTCTCTTTTCAGAGCGTGGTATTTCTCTTTTAGGATCGACAGGATCTGTTGGGGAAAGCACACTTGATATTATTAGACGTCATGAAAAAGGTCGGTTTAAAGTTGAGCTTTTAACGGCGCAAAGCTCAGTTGAACGGTTGATTTTACAAGCGAAAGAGTTTAACCCCACGCGTGTGGTGATTGGCCGGGAAGATCTCTATCAAACCTTGAAGGATGGCCTTTCAGGCCTTGATATTGAGATCTGTGCTGGTGAAAAGGCTTTGATTCAGGCAGCAGCAGAACCAGTTGAGATGACAGTTGCTGCAATCGTCGGTGCAGTTGGCTTGAAGCCGAGTTATGCAGCAATCCAGCATTCGAAATATCTTGCGCTTGCCAATAAGGAAAGTCTTATTTGTGCTGGTCGATTTATGATGGATGCTTTGCAAAAGACAGGGGCGCAGATTCTGCCAATTGATAGCGAACATAACGCCATTTTGCAATCCTCTAGAGGTGAAAAAAGAGAAGATATTTATTCCGTTGTGATTACGGCTTCAGGGGGGCCTTTTTATGCTTTGAGCCGTGATGAGATGGCTCAAAAATCAGCAGAGCAAGCCATTTTGCATCCAACCTGGAAAATGGGTCCCAAGATATCTGTTGATAGCGCGACATTGGTGAATAAGGCGCTTGAGATTATTGAGGCGCATTATTTGTATGATCTGCCGCCTGAGCTGATTCGTGTTTTGGTGCATAGGCAATCTTTGATTCATGCGATGGTTGAGTATAAGGATGGTTCGATTTTATGCCAGTTAGGACCCTCTGATATGCGCGTTCCGATTTCTTATTGTTTGGGTTGGCCGAATCGTGTCGAGTCTGGTGTGAACCGGCTTTCTTTGGCTCAATTTAGCAAACTCACGTTTGAAGAACCTGATTTTGAAAAGTTTCCCTTACTAAAGCAGGGCTGGGAGTGTCTTGCTGAAAAAGAGACAAAGCCTTTAATTTTCAATGCAGCCAATGAAATTGCGGTTGCAGCCTATCTAGCAGGCAAGGTTAGGTTTTTGGATATTGAAAAAATTATTTTGCATTGTCTTGATCAGCTTTCATTCAAAAAACCTGGATCTATTGATGATATTTTGGCAATGAATGATGAAGTACGGGGCTTTGCAGAGAGATATGTTGTGGAAGGGCTTAATTAA
- a CDS encoding phosphatidate cytidylyltransferase — protein sequence MVNSFMQNNVLVRSLVALVILPIVGLALYLGDAYFMGFLIVLGFVGAKEWLRLTDPEAPSHLVIQFYLTLFSMLIFMMTGLVTWGIVFSLAMLILYYARVKLLKRPNPIMMSFGLVYLFVPIASGLWLRNHAPEGLLHFMLLVLILIATDTGAFFTGRAIGGPKLAPAISPNKTWSGSIGGLLSALLVCYLFQAYVPSYSMPISFWAVAILVSMMGQIGDLFESHMKRRAGVKDSGTLLPGHGGILDRVDSYLFGIPMMALLVYVSI from the coding sequence ATGGTAAATAGTTTTATGCAGAATAATGTTTTAGTGCGCTCTCTTGTGGCGCTTGTTATCCTTCCGATTGTTGGGCTCGCTTTGTATTTAGGCGATGCTTATTTTATGGGTTTTCTTATTGTGCTAGGTTTTGTCGGCGCAAAAGAGTGGCTGAGGCTCACAGATCCTGAAGCTCCAAGCCATTTGGTGATTCAGTTCTATTTAACGCTCTTTTCCATGTTGATTTTTATGATGACGGGCCTAGTGACTTGGGGGATTGTCTTTTCTTTGGCCATGCTGATTCTTTATTATGCAAGAGTAAAGCTTTTGAAAAGGCCGAATCCGATCATGATGAGTTTTGGCCTTGTGTACCTTTTTGTGCCAATTGCCTCAGGCCTTTGGCTTAGAAATCACGCTCCGGAAGGATTGTTACATTTTATGCTCTTGGTTTTGATTTTAATTGCAACGGACACAGGTGCTTTCTTTACAGGTAGAGCAATCGGTGGTCCTAAGCTTGCACCTGCCATTAGTCCCAATAAAACCTGGTCAGGATCAATAGGTGGTTTGCTTTCAGCTCTTTTGGTTTGTTATCTTTTTCAGGCCTATGTACCTTCTTATTCAATGCCGATCTCATTTTGGGCGGTTGCGATTTTGGTTTCAATGATGGGACAAATCGGTGATTTGTTTGAATCACACATGAAACGCCGAGCTGGTGTAAAAGACAGCGGTACTTTGTTACCAGGGCATGGGGGAATTTTAGACAGAGTCGATAGTTACCTGTTCGGAATTCCAATGATGGCTTTATTGGTTTATGTAAGCATATAG
- the uppS gene encoding di-trans,poly-cis-decaprenylcistransferase, producing the protein MQDLNKDSVGNPIKIPNHVAIVMDGNRRWAESKKLPKIEGHRQGVAALRRTMEVAKEAGVKYLTVYGFSTENWSRSAEETSGLMGLLRFYLKNEIKDLAKNKIRLRFIGDPEPLDKDIKDLMVKAELDTAQYDDFHLIIALNYGARDELRHAAQHLSEQVKRGSLDPVDITEEMVSAHLYTKLLPDPDLLIRPGGEIRVSNFLLWQIAYAEFYFTDVLWPDFDKQHFMEALTEFAKRKRRFGGYDSEDGK; encoded by the coding sequence ATGCAAGATCTCAATAAGGATTCAGTCGGAAATCCAATAAAAATACCAAATCATGTTGCAATCGTTATGGATGGTAACAGACGTTGGGCTGAATCTAAGAAGTTACCGAAGATTGAGGGCCATCGACAAGGTGTTGCTGCTCTGAGGCGGACGATGGAAGTTGCCAAAGAAGCGGGGGTTAAGTACCTGACTGTTTATGGCTTTTCAACAGAAAATTGGTCGCGTTCAGCGGAGGAGACATCTGGATTGATGGGTTTGCTCCGATTCTATCTGAAAAATGAGATTAAGGATCTTGCCAAGAATAAAATCAGGCTTAGGTTTATTGGCGATCCAGAGCCTTTGGATAAAGATATCAAAGATTTAATGGTCAAGGCTGAATTAGATACGGCTCAGTATGATGATTTTCATCTGATCATTGCCTTGAATTATGGTGCGCGCGATGAACTTAGGCATGCAGCGCAGCACTTATCAGAGCAAGTGAAAAGAGGATCGTTGGACCCGGTAGATATAACAGAAGAGATGGTATCAGCACATCTTTATACAAAATTGCTTCCAGATCCTGATCTTTTAATTCGTCCGGGTGGTGAAATCCGCGTGAGTAACTTTTTGCTTTGGCAAATTGCTTATGCGGAGTTTTATTTTACAGATGTGTTGTGGCCTGATTTTGATAAGCAGCATTTCATGGAAGCACTGACAGAATTTGCAAAACGCAAGCGGCGTTTTGGAGGATATGATAGCGAAGATGGTAAATAG
- the frr gene encoding ribosome recycling factor, with amino-acid sequence MSILSENEIEQKMNKAMDALHREFTGLRTGRASVNLLDNIYVEAYGARSPLTSVGGISAPEARMLTVQVWDNGLVKSVEKAIRESGLGLNPQADGQLVRIPIPSLSEERRRDLVKIAGKCAEQIRIVIRNDRRDFMELLKKAEKDSDLSKDDHKKLSDLVQKVTDKFMKKIDDLLKQKEQEIMQV; translated from the coding sequence ATGTCTATCTTGAGTGAAAATGAAATAGAACAGAAAATGAATAAGGCGATGGATGCGCTTCATCGTGAGTTCACTGGCCTTAGAACAGGGCGTGCTTCTGTGAATTTGCTTGATAATATTTATGTTGAGGCTTACGGTGCGCGTTCACCTTTGACAAGCGTTGGCGGTATTAGTGCGCCTGAAGCCAGAATGCTGACCGTTCAAGTGTGGGATAATGGGCTTGTTAAATCAGTTGAAAAAGCAATTCGTGAGTCTGGTCTTGGTTTGAACCCACAGGCGGATGGGCAATTGGTCCGGATACCGATTCCATCACTCAGTGAAGAGCGTCGTCGTGATCTCGTGAAGATTGCTGGGAAATGTGCTGAGCAAATCCGTATTGTGATTCGCAATGATCGTCGTGATTTTATGGAGCTTTTGAAAAAAGCTGAAAAAGACAGTGATTTGTCAAAGGATGATCATAAAAAACTCAGTGATCTCGTGCAAAAAGTGACAGATAAATTTATGAAAAAAATTGATGATTTATTGAAGCAAAAAGAACAAGAGATCATGCAAGTTTAA